The stretch of DNA GCGGGGCGATTCCTCAAGCGGGCAGCGAAGGAAGGGGCGGCGGATGCGATCAGCGATGCGGTTCGTGGGGTTCGAACGCATGAATGACGGTACTGGCCAACGTCCGTGCGCCGATCGCCAGGACCGCTTCGTCGATATCAAACAGGGGGCTGTGTAGTAGCGGCGCGACGTCGAGCGATGGAGAACGACAGCCAAGTCGCGCCATCGCGCCAGGCACATGTTCGAGATAGAATGCAAAATCTTCGCCTCCCATGCTGGCTCGAGGAATCTCATATATCGCCTCGTGACCGAATGACTCGACGATCGCCGTTTTCAAGTGCGAGATCGGCTTGGCCTCGTTGATGACGGCGCCAGTGCCGACGTCAAAATGAATGGCGATCGAGGTGTCGGTCGCTCGCTCAACCCCTTCGATGACGCGGTGCATGTGGTCGATGGTCCGTTGCCGGACGTCGCGATCGAGCGTGCGCAGCGTGCCGAGCAGTTCAACTTGTTCGGGAATGACGTTCAGGTTTTCACCACCGTAAATTCGCCCAAAGGAGAGGACGACGGCGTCCTGGCTGTCGGTCACGCGGGGGATCGACAGGTACAACGCGTTGATCAACTGGGCGGCCGCCGCGATCGGATCGCGCGACTCATGCGGTCGGGCGCCGTGGCCGCCTAGGCCATGGATCAAGATCCTTACCGCATCGCAACTGGCGGTCAGCGCTCCGACCCGTAAGCCGATTCGCCCGGTCGGCAACATCGGATCGACGTGGGTCGCGTAGATCTCACGCACTTCTTTCAAGGCGCCGACCGAAATCATTTCCGACGCGCCGACGCAGGTTTCTTCCGCCGGTTGGAAAATCGTTCGCAAACGCACCGGCCAGGGGAGGGCGCCCATGCGATCGAGTTCGACGATCAGGGCCGTCGCCCATAGCGCCATCGTCGCGTGCGCGTCATGCCCGCAGGCATGCATCAGGCCGGGGCATTGGCTGCGGTAAGGAATGTCTTTTTGATCCTGGATTCGCAGACCGTCGATATCGCCGCGAACGGCGATCGCCTCTGGCAGCGCCTCGGCGTGCGGCGTATGCCATTCGGCCAGCACGCCGCGCCCCTCGGGCCCCATGCGCAGATCAATCCCTAGCGAGTTCAACTCCTGGTAAATCGCCAGGCTGGTGTGATACTCGTGACCAGAGGGCTCGGGGTTTTGATGCAGCCGTCGGCGGAAGTCGATCCACTTCGGCTCTTGGGCCGCGATCAACGCCGCGAGTTCGGATTGCCAGGTTCGTTCGATCATGTCTAAAGAGTACGCGACAGGTCAGGAAAAGTTAATCTATCCTGATTTACGGTAGCATTTTGGGGGCGTTTTGGTCCGCTGTAATCGCGACAAACCAGGCAAAAAAAAAGGCTCCCGAAGGAGCCTTTTTACCGTTTCAGCGGATTGTTGGGAACAGATCGCCCCAGCGTGAATTGCCGCCTAGAGCGTTTTTCTGATAGCGGTAGCGTTTCTGGCGTTAGTGAGGCAAGCTGGTCAAGGCGGCCGCAACCAGCCAGAACGATACAGATGGAGGAAAACCGCTCTAGACGAACTCAGGTTCGATCAGCGTCGGGATAACGCCTGCTTCGTAACCCTTGCGAAGGAACAGGCGGACCGACTCGCGGCCTTTTTCGCCAAAGTCGACCGTCCAGTCGTTGACGTACATTCCGACGAACTTGTCGGCCAGTTGGTTGTCTAGCCCGCGACCGAACTGCAGCGCGTAGTCGAGCGCTTCCTGGCGATGATCGAGCCCGAAGACGATGCTTTCTTTCAGCAGACGGGTCACTTCGCGAATGTTCTCTTCGCCGAGATCCTTGCGAATGCCATTGGCGCCCAGCGGCAGCGGCAAGCCGTCGGTCAGGTCGTGCCACCAAACGCCGAGATCGACGATCAGCTGCAGTTGCTCACGACCGAAGGTCAGCTGCCCTTCGTGAATGATCAGGCCGGCGTCGAGCTTTTGCCCTTCGTACTCGCCGGCGGCGACCGATTCGATGATCTGGTCAAACGGCACGACGACATGCTTGAAGTCGGCGTCCAGACAGAGACGCAGAGCCAAAAAGGCGGAGGTCAGCGTCCCTGGCACGGCGATCGTCTTCGACTTCAGGTCTTCCAGCGAGCAGGCCTCTTTGGCGACGACCATGGGGCCGTAGTTGTCCCCCATGCTGGCGCCGCACGAGCAGATCGCGTACTTGTCATACAGATGCGCGTAGGCGTGAATGCTGATCGCGGTCAGCTCCAGCTCACCCTCAAAAGCGCGACGGTTGAGAGTCTCGATGTCGACCAGTTCGTGCTCGAAACGGTATTCGCCGGTGTCGATCTTATCCGCGGCGAGCGCATAGAACATGAAGGCGTCATCGGGATCAGGACTATGGCCGACGCGAATCAGTTGAGTCGAGGTGGACAAGGGAAAACCTCCGGGTCAAATCGCTAAGTGCAGGGCAATCTCTCAATCGTCGCCGATCTGCCCGACCTACGCAACCGGGGCACAGGGGGAAGATAGGCGACCTTATCGAGACAACCGCAGGTTGCGAGCAGGCGCAACCTGTTTTGGCGATTTCGAGCCGGGAGATTCCCCAGAATTAGGCGTCCAGCGAGAAGCCGGAACCATGTCCCGAGGCGTAGTCGCCGGCGGGCGGGGAGTGCGGGCCCCAGCTCGTTCCACCCTGGTGACCACTTTCGGGCAGCGGTTGCGAGTTGGAGACGGTGATCTCCTTCACCTCTTCACGAGGCATTTCGGGCGCCTCGGGCATCGCTTCACACAACTGGCTCCAGGTATCCCGTTCTTCTTCCAATACCGGAATCAGCGACAGGATCTTTTCGTACTGATTCGAGATCTGGATGTCCGACAGTTCGCGAAACAGATAGAGATAGACGCCGGCGACCTGGCCTGCTAGCGGCGTAATCTGCGGGCGGATGTTGATCAGAATCTCGGTGATGATTCCGCGGCAACGCAGCAGCGCTTCCCAAGCGGCCTCGTCCTGCCCCTCGTCCTTCAGGTGCTTGGCCTGTTGAGCGAAGCGAATGGCGCCGCCGATCAGCATCAATTGAAGCTTTTGCGGGGTCGCCGTCAGGACTTCCGTTTCGAGATAGGAGTTGGTTGCGCCGTATTCGAACATGAACTCTGCCGGGTTAGATATCAAGAAGTTGGGGTTACTGGGCGTTGCTTTATCTATCGGACGCTGGCGGGCCCGGCTTTGTGCGATTTTCCGCGACTAGCTTTCTGGGATCGTAATTGGCTGAATCGCCGACAGGTACTGCGTGTTGGCCTGGATATTCGCCAACGTCGATTCCAAATCATAGAATTGGTTCAACAAAATCTCTTGGCGACGCTCAAGCTTTTCGTTCCAGGTGTCGATCCGCTCCTGGTTCAAGTCGATCTTGTTCTGCAGCGCTTCGATGCGACTGATCAACAGCGAACTGTTGGCGCCGGCGAATGACTCCATCAGATCGTCGAATTGCTGTGCGAAACCGAGCTTCTTCGTCTCTCCACCGATGGTCTGCTCTTTCAGAAAGAACTCTTCGACCGCTTCGGGGTCTTCGGCGAATTTCTGTTGCAACTTGGCCGTGTCGAGCGACAGTTTGCCGGTGTCGTTGTAGTTAAAGCCGAGCTGCGCAAGCGATTGCACGTCGCCCAGTCCAGGAAAGCGTTTCGTCAGGATCTCACTCAGTTCGGAATCAATCCGATTCGCTTCATTGGTGCCGAATAAGACGCCGGTCGAGCTGTCCGATTCGTTAAAGGCGGTGTAATCGTCCATCAGATCGACCAACGCATTGTATTGCGTCACGAAGGAGTCAGCGGCGGAAACAAGCGCCGAGTCCGATTCGGAAACGTTAATATTGATCGGCGAATTGGTCGCCTCTTTGATCGTAACGCTAATCCCTTCGACGACGCCGCCAAACGTATTGGTCGATGACGTGGTCAGGATGCCGGTCGAGCCGTTCGAGTTCGATCCGAATAGGAGCAACGCGTCTTGTCCGCGGACCGTTTCGCTGAAATCAAACTGCGAGTTGGACCCATCGATCTGAAAAGCGCCGCCGCTGCCGGTATTGTCGGAGGTCAGCGAAATGCGATACCGCCCAGAACCGGCGCCGTAGTCAAACACGTTGGCCGAAAAGCCGGCGTCGAGATCGTTGATCTTGGTGATCAAATCGTTGATCGTGTCGCCCGCTTCGATCTCGACCGTCTTGTTGAACGAACCGCTCAGGCTTTGCCGCGTTTCGCCATCCGCGACTGCGCCGACGCCGACCAGGCCCAGTGACGTCGCCGTGCCGGTCGAACCCGAGTCGAGAATTCGCAGATCGCCATCGCCGTTAGCCAAGTCCGTGATCTTTAGCCCGTCGCCGGTTTCGTTGATCTCGGCCTTCACCTTGACGCCGGTCTGGCTGTTAATCGCGTTCAGCAAGTCGCCGACCGTTTGGAACTCGGGCAGGGTGAGGTCAATCACCCGGGCGCCGCCGGAAGTGTCCCGAATGATAAACCGGCCGCGACTGATTCCCTCGCCGCCGTGAAGCGAGTCAAGTTCCGTGTTTTCGCTGATATGTTGGAAGTGCAGCGAACCCGATTCAACTTTCGTCTGGGACGAAGCGGACGCGATATTCAGCTGCGTCGCCGAGTTCGTGCCGTCGGCGTCTGCGATGATGAAGTTGCTGTAGAATTGCCCGGTCGTGTCTTCGAGGGTGATGCCGTTTCCGGCCGAATTGTACGAGGCTTCGATCCCCAATCCCGAATCGTCGAACGCGTTCAAGATGTCTTGCACCGTTTCAGCGCTCGACAAGTCAATGGTCGCTGTGGCGCCACTGCGGTCGGTCACGTCGATCGAGCCGATCGTGAAACCCTGCCCGCCGTTGAGCGAACTGATCAGCTTCGAGTTGAGTCCGCCAATGTAGCGACCGCTGGAGATCGTATCGCTGGTGGTTGAGAGGGCGATTCCGAGATCTTCGGCTGCGTGGCCGTCGCCAATGCTGCTGACCGAGAACGAGCCGCCGAGATCGGTCGACAGATCGATCAGTTCGATATGGTCCCCATCCGCCGAAAGTTGCGCTTGCAGCCGGGTCGGATCGATCTCGTTGAAGATCGTCAGTAGGTCGCCCAAGGTCTGCGGCGAACGTTCTTCGCGAGCCGCTCCGCCGGAAGTGACCGCGGTGCTGTCGACGTCGACGATGCGATTGCCGCTGCCGCCGGTTGCGGTCGCAGCGGTAAACCGGGCCGAGGTGGTCGCATTGTTGTTAATCGCCGTGATCACATCGTCGGCGGTGGTAACGCCTTGCTGCACGCGCACGGTCAGCGTGATGTTGTCGGGGTCGCTGTCGTCGTACTCGACCACTTCGCTGCCGGCAGTGACGCCTGGGTCATCGACATAGCGGAGCGTGACGTTGTCGTAGTCGCCCCCCAATTGTTTGGCGGTCAGCTGGACGACGCTGTCGACCGCCTGGGCGGTGGAGATGCCGATCGAATTGGCCGTGCCGCCGCTGGTTGTGCCAGTATCGGTAACGTCGACCAAACCGGCGCCAGTGCTCGTGCCGGCATTGGCGGCCGAGAAGAGGGGGCTGACGGTCGGATCGCCATTGATCGCCGAGATCACGTCGTTGGCGGTCGATTCGCCTGCCTTGATATGAACGGTGAGCGTCTTGTTGCCGGGATCGCTGTCGTCGTAGACGACCGTTTCGCTTCCCTTGCTGACGCCGGGGTCATCGACGAACAAGATTTCTACATCGTCGTAGTCGCTGCCGGCGGTGATGGCGCTGATCTCGATGCTGGCGTTTGCGTTGGCGGCCGTAGTTTCGGCCGTCGCTAGGGCCACGCCCCCGCTGGAAATCGCGGTGTCGATCTCGTCAATCAGGCCGTCGCCGGTTCCGCCGTCTAGCGTTGCGGCGGTGAAGTGGACGCTGGCGGCGGCGTCGTTGTTGATCGCGCTAATAATGTCGGCGGCGGTCGTCGAGCCTTCGTCGATCTGAATCGTGATCGTTTTTCCCAGTTCGTCGTAAACGACCGTTTCCCCACCTTGGGTGACCGACCCATTGTCTTGGAAGATGACCGAGACGCCATCGAACGTGTCGCCGGCGCTGTTGGCCGTGATGCTGAACTTGGGGTCGGTCGTCGGCGTCGACGCGGCGGCGGCGGCTTCCGGCTGCGCGGTCTGACGAAGCCCGATGCTGCGCGTGGTGCCGTCGCGGAACGTAATCGACAGGTCGTCCAGATCGCTGCTCAGGCGAATGCCGGCCCCATCGCGCAGCGCCGACAGCTTGGTGCCGGAGTGGAGCGAGAAAATGTCGTTGCCCAAGTACGAATTGTCAGCGACGTTGACGTCGCGCAGCCCCAGGTCGGCGGCAGTCGATCCGCCGGAGACCTCTTTGACGACCAGATTGTTGGTCGTTTGACCGGTGTTGTCGGTCAGTTTGATCTGGTCTCCCTCGATCGTGGCGGTGATATCGATATCGTCGTTGCTGTTGATCGCATTCAGCACGTCGTCAATCGTCGTCGCATACGAGAGATCAATGGTCGCCGTATCGCCGGCGCGGTCGGTAATGCGAATCTTGCCAGACGCGACCCCTTCGCCGCCATTCAGCCGGTTCAGGTCGAGCCCCTTGTCCAGTCGTGGGCTTGAGCTAAACGAAATCGAACCGGCGCTTAACGCTTCGTCGAGCGACGAAACGCCGGAGCTGAGGTATTGCTGGGACTGCGCCAGACGAACTGGCGTCACCTGCGTCGTGCCGACGCGCGGGGTGCCGGTCACGGTCGCGGTCAGGGCGCTGGAATTGCTGGTTTGGGCCGTGCGGGCGTTAAAAACGGCCGTCTTGCCCAGCGCTTGGGCGGAAAACTGCAAGCTAAGGACCGAAGCGGTGACCTTGCTCAGGGCGCCCTGTTGATCGGTGACGGTCTGCGTGCGGGAGATGAGCAGATCGCGCGGACGGGCCTCGACCTGGAGCAGCTGCGTAACCGTCTCAACAATGTTGATGCCGGAAATCAGACCAGTGGTGCTGCTAATCCCTGCCATAGGGGAAATTGTCGCTTTCTCAGGCGGCCCGCGCGGCCTGCGTTAAGGTCGAAGACAGATAGCGTCATCATCAGATATCGACCTCGCGGCGGTAAGATCTCCAGCTTATTCCGATTAGAGAAGCTTGCGGATTGCGCATAAAAAAAGCCTCCGCCAGGTTGGCGGAGGCTTTCGTGGTTTCGCGTCTCAGGCTGTCGCTTAACGCAGCAGGCTGAGGACGTTTTGCGGGTTCTGGTTGGCGATACCCAACACCGAGGTACCCGACTGAACGAGAATCTGAGCTCGCGTCAGTTTGGCCGATTCGGTGGCGAAGTCGGCGTCGCGGATCGAGCTTTCGGCTTCGGTCAGGTTCGCCAGGGTGTCGTTCAACGAGAAGATGTTGGAGTCCAAGGTCGTCTTCTGGAAGGCGCCCAGTCGACCGCGGAGCGAGGTCACCACGCCGATGACTTCGTCCACCACCTTCGCGGCTCCGCCAACGTCGGCCGTCAGGCTCTTGTTGCCGCCCGAGCGAAGCTCAAACAAGCGACCGCTGACGCCGCCCAGGGTGGCGGTGCTAACGCTCTGGATGCCAAGGCGGGCCTGCTGGTTGCTGACCACGTCGGGGCCGAGTTGGAACAAGGCGCCGCCGCCGACGATCTCGAATTCAAATTCGGA from Blastopirellula retiformator encodes:
- the fliD gene encoding flagellar filament capping protein FliD → MAGISSTTGLISGINIVETVTQLLQVEARPRDLLISRTQTVTDQQGALSKVTASVLSLQFSAQALGKTAVFNARTAQTSNSSALTATVTGTPRVGTTQVTPVRLAQSQQYLSSGVSSLDEALSAGSISFSSSPRLDKGLDLNRLNGGEGVASGKIRITDRAGDTATIDLSYATTIDDVLNAINSNDDIDITATIEGDQIKLTDNTGQTTNNLVVKEVSGGSTAADLGLRDVNVADNSYLGNDIFSLHSGTKLSALRDGAGIRLSSDLDDLSITFRDGTTRSIGLRQTAQPEAAAAASTPTTDPKFSITANSAGDTFDGVSVIFQDNGSVTQGGETVVYDELGKTITIQIDEGSTTAADIISAINNDAAASVHFTAATLDGGTGDGLIDEIDTAISSGGVALATAETTAANANASIEISAITAGSDYDDVEILFVDDPGVSKGSETVVYDDSDPGNKTLTVHIKAGESTANDVISAINGDPTVSPLFSAANAGTSTGAGLVDVTDTGTTSGGTANSIGISTAQAVDSVVQLTAKQLGGDYDNVTLRYVDDPGVTAGSEVVEYDDSDPDNITLTVRVQQGVTTADDVITAINNNATTSARFTAATATGGSGNRIVDVDSTAVTSGGAAREERSPQTLGDLLTIFNEIDPTRLQAQLSADGDHIELIDLSTDLGGSFSVSSIGDGHAAEDLGIALSTTSDTISSGRYIGGLNSKLISSLNGGQGFTIGSIDVTDRSGATATIDLSSAETVQDILNAFDDSGLGIEASYNSAGNGITLEDTTGQFYSNFIIADADGTNSATQLNIASASSQTKVESGSLHFQHISENTELDSLHGGEGISRGRFIIRDTSGGARVIDLTLPEFQTVGDLLNAINSQTGVKVKAEINETGDGLKITDLANGDGDLRILDSGSTGTATSLGLVGVGAVADGETRQSLSGSFNKTVEIEAGDTINDLITKINDLDAGFSANVFDYGAGSGRYRISLTSDNTGSGGAFQIDGSNSQFDFSETVRGQDALLLFGSNSNGSTGILTTSSTNTFGGVVEGISVTIKEATNSPININVSESDSALVSAADSFVTQYNALVDLMDDYTAFNESDSSTGVLFGTNEANRIDSELSEILTKRFPGLGDVQSLAQLGFNYNDTGKLSLDTAKLQQKFAEDPEAVEEFFLKEQTIGGETKKLGFAQQFDDLMESFAGANSSLLISRIEALQNKIDLNQERIDTWNEKLERRQEILLNQFYDLESTLANIQANTQYLSAIQPITIPES
- a CDS encoding MqnA/MqnD/SBP family protein, which produces MSTSTQLIRVGHSPDPDDAFMFYALAADKIDTGEYRFEHELVDIETLNRRAFEGELELTAISIHAYAHLYDKYAICSCGASMGDNYGPMVVAKEACSLEDLKSKTIAVPGTLTSAFLALRLCLDADFKHVVVPFDQIIESVAAGEYEGQKLDAGLIIHEGQLTFGREQLQLIVDLGVWWHDLTDGLPLPLGANGIRKDLGEENIREVTRLLKESIVFGLDHRQEALDYALQFGRGLDNQLADKFVGMYVNDWTVDFGEKGRESVRLFLRKGYEAGVIPTLIEPEFV
- a CDS encoding flagellar export chaperone FliS, giving the protein MFEYGATNSYLETEVLTATPQKLQLMLIGGAIRFAQQAKHLKDEGQDEAAWEALLRCRGIITEILINIRPQITPLAGQVAGVYLYLFRELSDIQISNQYEKILSLIPVLEEERDTWSQLCEAMPEAPEMPREEVKEITVSNSQPLPESGHQGGTSWGPHSPPAGDYASGHGSGFSLDA
- a CDS encoding M20 metallopeptidase family protein, whose amino-acid sequence is MIERTWQSELAALIAAQEPKWIDFRRRLHQNPEPSGHEYHTSLAIYQELNSLGIDLRMGPEGRGVLAEWHTPHAEALPEAIAVRGDIDGLRIQDQKDIPYRSQCPGLMHACGHDAHATMALWATALIVELDRMGALPWPVRLRTIFQPAEETCVGASEMISVGALKEVREIYATHVDPMLPTGRIGLRVGALTASCDAVRILIHGLGGHGARPHESRDPIAAAAQLINALYLSIPRVTDSQDAVVLSFGRIYGGENLNVIPEQVELLGTLRTLDRDVRQRTIDHMHRVIEGVERATDTSIAIHFDVGTGAVINEAKPISHLKTAIVESFGHEAIYEIPRASMGGEDFAFYLEHVPGAMARLGCRSPSLDVAPLLHSPLFDIDEAVLAIGARTLASTVIHAFEPHEPHR